Proteins encoded in a region of the Sphingomonas japonica genome:
- a CDS encoding GNAT family N-acetyltransferase, with protein sequence MIATERLVLRPWQDGDRGAFVEMMAAPHIVQFLGPAFADDPLAALDRHIDYRASHGLGFWAVERRADGALIGQCGLKPGGEGTPIEGLLEIGWALGSAGLGQGYALEAARATLGWAWANRREAEVVAITSAINVRSRAVMERLDMVRDIDGDFDHPVVPDGSPLKRHVTFRIARPAQI encoded by the coding sequence GTGATCGCGACCGAACGACTGGTGCTGCGGCCGTGGCAGGATGGTGATCGCGGCGCATTCGTCGAGATGATGGCGGCACCGCATATCGTCCAGTTTCTCGGGCCGGCATTCGCAGACGATCCCCTTGCCGCGCTCGACAGGCATATCGACTATCGCGCCAGCCACGGCCTTGGCTTCTGGGCAGTCGAGCGCCGCGCCGACGGAGCCTTGATCGGTCAGTGTGGGCTCAAGCCCGGCGGTGAGGGCACCCCGATCGAGGGTCTGCTCGAAATCGGCTGGGCGCTCGGCAGTGCCGGGCTGGGACAGGGCTATGCACTCGAGGCAGCGCGCGCCACGCTTGGCTGGGCATGGGCGAACCGCCGCGAAGCCGAAGTCGTCGCGATCACCTCGGCAATCAACGTCCGCAGCCGCGCCGTGATGGAACGGCTGGATATGGTTCGCGACATCGATGGTGATTTCGACCATCCCGTGGTTCCCGACGGCAGCCCGCTCAAGCGCCACGTGACCTTTCGCATCGCCCGGCCGGCCCAGATCTAG
- the hemB gene encoding porphobilinogen synthase has translation MHASYPALRLRRTRSADWSRRLHRETQLTPADLIWPMFVSEGDAEEPIASLPGVSRWPIAGIVERAREARALGIPCVALFPNTPHGLRSDDGREALNPDNLMCRAIRAIKEAVPEVGVLTDVALDPYTSHGHDGLVDAAGYVLNDATSDMLVQQAVVQADAGADIVAPSDMMDGRVGAIREALEGAGHANVQIMAYAAKYASAFYGPFRDAVGSRGLLKGDKKTYQMDPANAEEALREVALDLAEGADSVMVKPGLPYLDIVARVKAAFEVPVFAYQVSGEYAMIEAAAAAGAGDRDALVLETLMAFKRAGCSGVLTYHASHAARLLGA, from the coding sequence ATGCACGCCTCCTACCCCGCGCTCCGGCTCCGTCGCACGCGATCCGCCGACTGGTCGCGGCGGCTGCACCGCGAGACGCAACTCACCCCCGCAGACCTAATCTGGCCGATGTTCGTCAGCGAAGGCGATGCGGAAGAGCCGATCGCATCGCTGCCCGGCGTGTCGCGCTGGCCGATAGCGGGCATCGTCGAGCGCGCGCGCGAGGCCCGCGCGCTCGGCATTCCATGCGTTGCCCTGTTCCCGAACACACCGCACGGCCTGCGCAGCGACGATGGGCGCGAGGCGCTCAACCCCGACAACCTGATGTGCCGCGCGATCCGCGCAATCAAGGAAGCGGTGCCCGAGGTCGGCGTGCTGACCGATGTCGCGCTCGACCCCTATACCAGCCACGGCCATGACGGGCTGGTCGATGCCGCAGGCTATGTCCTCAACGACGCGACCTCGGACATGCTGGTGCAGCAGGCGGTGGTACAGGCCGATGCCGGCGCCGATATCGTCGCGCCGTCCGACATGATGGATGGCCGCGTCGGCGCGATCCGGGAGGCACTGGAGGGGGCGGGGCACGCCAACGTCCAGATCATGGCCTATGCCGCGAAGTACGCCAGCGCCTTTTACGGCCCGTTCCGCGACGCGGTGGGTTCGCGCGGGCTGCTCAAGGGCGACAAGAAGACCTATCAGATGGACCCCGCCAATGCCGAGGAGGCGCTGCGCGAAGTCGCGCTCGATCTCGCCGAGGGCGCCGACAGCGTGATGGTCAAGCCCGGGCTGCCCTATCTCGACATCGTCGCCAGGGTGAAGGCGGCGTTCGAAGTGCCGGTATTCGCGTACCAGGTGTCGGGCGAATATGCGATGATCGAGGCGGCTGCTGCGGCAGGCGCGGGCGACCGCGACGCGCTGGTGCTCGAGACGCTGATGGCGTTCAAGCGCGCCGGCTGCTCGGGCGTGCTGACCTATCACGCAAGCCATGCGGCGCGGCTGCTCGGCGCGTGA
- a CDS encoding ATP-binding protein, whose amino-acid sequence MTFLVDMGNDGSGKPVPIDLEELLATRLLVQGNSGSGKSHLLRRLLERSAGQVQQVIVDPEGDFTTLSDAYGHIVIEAVDHSEREIIRFGTRIREHRASVVLNLEGLEAEAQMRCAAAFLMALFDAPRDHWYPALVVVDEAQLFAPAAAGEVAEDARRASLSAMTNLMCRGRKRGLAGVIATQRLAKLAKNVAAEASNFLMGRTFLDIDMARAADLLGMERRQAEAIRDLQRGTFLALGPAVSRRPLSVTIGAVETSARSSSPKLTPLPQAQEGVRDLLFAPAADEAPPLPPPPAPKPSSDDVLWAITRPTGETAPELDLPPPPGDAEADPIMAEALRTIVADADSAFQSASVLFQDFQVRCRMLGLARPPLDLSGFQRRLACARAGIVDPAGEGYTDAIALARDLPDDMLGAYLLVARAAREGAPTPPDERIAQTYGTHSLGRVKRLLAYIEERELFVTRVDMAGKRSITLPRLGWTTAPA is encoded by the coding sequence ATGACCTTTCTCGTCGACATGGGAAACGACGGTTCGGGAAAGCCCGTCCCGATCGACCTTGAGGAATTGCTGGCGACGCGGCTGCTCGTCCAGGGCAACTCCGGGTCGGGAAAGTCGCATTTGCTGCGCCGCCTGCTCGAACGCAGTGCCGGGCAGGTGCAACAGGTAATCGTCGATCCCGAGGGCGATTTCACGACACTGTCCGACGCTTATGGCCACATCGTCATCGAGGCGGTCGACCATAGCGAGCGCGAGATCATCCGCTTCGGCACGCGCATCCGCGAACATCGCGCGTCGGTGGTGCTCAATCTTGAGGGGCTGGAGGCGGAGGCGCAGATGCGCTGCGCCGCCGCGTTCCTGATGGCGCTGTTCGACGCCCCGCGCGACCATTGGTATCCGGCGCTGGTGGTGGTCGACGAGGCGCAGTTGTTCGCCCCTGCCGCGGCCGGTGAAGTCGCCGAGGACGCCCGCCGCGCATCGCTGTCGGCGATGACCAACCTGATGTGCCGCGGCCGCAAGCGCGGGCTGGCCGGGGTGATCGCGACGCAGCGCCTCGCGAAGCTCGCCAAGAACGTCGCGGCGGAGGCTTCCAACTTCCTGATGGGGCGCACATTCCTTGACATCGACATGGCGCGCGCCGCCGACCTGCTCGGGATGGAGCGACGCCAGGCCGAGGCGATCCGCGACCTTCAGCGCGGGACGTTCCTGGCGCTAGGCCCGGCCGTATCGCGACGCCCGCTGTCGGTGACGATCGGTGCGGTCGAGACCTCGGCGCGGTCGTCCTCGCCCAAGCTGACACCGCTGCCGCAGGCGCAGGAGGGCGTGCGCGACCTGCTGTTCGCCCCTGCTGCCGACGAAGCCCCGCCGCTGCCGCCGCCGCCCGCCCCGAAGCCGAGCAGCGACGACGTGCTGTGGGCGATTACCCGCCCGACTGGCGAAACCGCACCTGAACTGGACTTGCCGCCGCCGCCCGGGGATGCCGAGGCCGATCCCATCATGGCCGAGGCGCTGCGCACGATCGTCGCCGACGCTGATTCGGCGTTCCAGTCGGCTAGCGTGCTGTTCCAGGATTTTCAGGTGCGCTGCCGGATGCTGGGGCTGGCCAGGCCGCCGCTCGACCTGTCGGGATTCCAGCGGCGGCTGGCGTGCGCGAGGGCGGGCATCGTCGATCCGGCAGGCGAGGGCTATACCGACGCCATCGCGCTTGCACGCGACCTGCCCGACGACATGCTCGGCGCGTATCTGCTCGTCGCCCGTGCCGCCCGCGAAGGTGCGCCGACCCCGCCCGACGAGCGGATCGCTCAGACCTATGGCACGCATTCGCTGGGCCGGGTGAAACGCCTGCTCGCCTATATCGAGGAGCGCGAACTGTTCGTCACCCGCGTCGATATGGCAGGCAAACGCTCGATCACGCTGCCGCGGCTGGGATGGACCACCGCGCCCGCCTGA
- the bla gene encoding class A beta-lactamase, translating into MPTRRALLLGAGAASLLGMSGTAEARARDALRDIARASGGRLGVFAYDTGTGRRLSLDAGARYALCSTFKAPLAAAILAQVDAGRLTLDRTIRFGEADLLGYAPVVRENLATGALSVERLCRAAVEVSDNSAANLLLPQLGGPAGLTRWLRSIGDPATRLDRDEPTLNIVRGGDLRDTTTPMAIAMTIDRLLFGDVLMPQSHALLQRWMAASTTGRARLRGGLPADWQCGDKTGTSGEGCFNDVAFAIPPGRKPIVIACYLDAAGLSDANANAAHAAVGELVGQVFA; encoded by the coding sequence ATGCCGACTCGGCGAGCGCTGCTGCTCGGTGCGGGGGCCGCGTCATTGCTCGGCATGTCAGGTACGGCAGAAGCGCGCGCGCGGGATGCGCTTCGCGACATCGCCCGCGCTTCCGGCGGGCGGCTTGGCGTGTTCGCTTACGACACCGGCACCGGTCGGCGACTGAGCCTCGACGCAGGCGCGCGCTATGCGCTGTGCTCGACCTTCAAGGCACCGCTCGCCGCCGCGATCCTGGCGCAGGTCGATGCGGGGCGGCTCACGCTCGATCGTACGATCCGTTTCGGCGAGGCGGATCTGCTCGGCTATGCTCCGGTGGTGCGCGAGAACCTCGCCACCGGCGCGCTGTCGGTCGAGCGACTGTGCCGCGCCGCGGTCGAGGTGTCGGACAATTCCGCCGCCAACCTGCTGCTGCCGCAGCTCGGCGGACCGGCAGGGCTGACCCGCTGGCTGCGCTCGATCGGCGATCCGGCCACGCGGCTCGACCGCGACGAGCCGACGCTCAATATCGTGCGCGGCGGCGATCTGCGCGACACCACCACGCCGATGGCGATCGCGATGACGATCGACCGCCTGCTGTTCGGCGACGTGCTCATGCCTCAATCGCACGCGCTGCTACAGCGCTGGATGGCGGCGAGCACCACCGGGCGGGCGCGGTTGCGCGGCGGGCTCCCGGCCGACTGGCAGTGCGGCGACAAGACCGGGACCAGCGGCGAAGGCTGTTTCAACGACGTCGCCTTTGCCATCCCGCCGGGGCGCAAGCCGATCGTGATCGCCTGCTATCTCGACGCGGCCGGCCTCTCCGACGCCAACGCAAACGCCGCCCATGCGGCGGTCGGAGAACTGGTCGGGCAGGTGTTCGCCTAA
- a CDS encoding 2Fe-2S iron-sulfur cluster-binding protein — MIRVRFVASDGIGMREVDAAAGDRLLDVAQNDGQPLEGTCEGQMACSTCHVIVAAEDFERLPPASADEEDMLDLAVGATRTSRLACQITLNADLGTLTVRMPPGHRDMQGR, encoded by the coding sequence ATGATCCGCGTCCGTTTCGTCGCGTCCGACGGCATCGGCATGCGCGAAGTCGATGCGGCGGCCGGCGACCGGCTGCTCGACGTCGCCCAGAATGACGGCCAACCGCTGGAGGGCACGTGCGAGGGTCAGATGGCATGCTCGACCTGCCACGTCATCGTCGCTGCGGAGGATTTCGAACGATTGCCGCCCGCCAGCGCGGACGAGGAGGACATGCTCGACCTCGCCGTCGGCGCGACGCGCACCAGCCGCCTGGCGTGCCAGATCACGCTGAACGCCGATCTCGGCACGCTGACCGTGCGGATGCCGCCGGGGCACCGCGACATGCAGGGGCGGTGA
- a CDS encoding cysteine desulfurase family protein encodes MTYLDYQATTPLAPEALAAMLPWLERQHANPHSAHAPGRAAKAAVEVARDWIEGLLPATGRLAFTSGATEALNWAIKGSAGPIVTLASEHAAVLDTVAAERARGRQVTILPVERDGLVDLDRAATAIIPGTGLVAAMLVNNEIGVIQPIAQLADLAHAAGAMMLCDAVQGYGRVAIPETCDLIAISAHKLHGPKGIGALWIRDGVAIEPLLHGGNQEDGRSGTLSPALCAGFGMAARIAIERRDADSAHVAALFDVARERLGDDWMLNGSRHARYPGNLNLRRDGLDVARLMSECRDIAFSAGSACASGSGRSSHVLRAIGLSDTQARSSVRIGFGRYTTSEELIAALDRIDTAARAQRIAA; translated from the coding sequence ATGACCTATCTCGACTATCAGGCGACGACTCCGCTCGCGCCCGAAGCGCTGGCGGCGATGCTGCCGTGGCTTGAGCGCCAGCATGCCAATCCACATTCGGCGCATGCCCCCGGCCGTGCCGCCAAGGCCGCGGTCGAGGTGGCGCGCGACTGGATCGAAGGGCTGTTGCCGGCCACAGGACGGCTGGCCTTCACCAGTGGCGCCACCGAAGCGCTCAACTGGGCGATCAAGGGTAGCGCTGGTCCGATCGTCACCTTGGCCAGCGAACATGCCGCCGTGCTCGATACGGTCGCGGCAGAGCGTGCGCGCGGCCGGCAGGTGACGATCCTTCCGGTCGAACGCGACGGCCTGGTCGATCTCGATCGCGCCGCAACGGCAATCATTCCCGGCACCGGCTTGGTCGCGGCGATGCTGGTCAACAACGAGATCGGCGTCATTCAGCCGATCGCGCAGCTTGCCGACCTCGCGCACGCGGCGGGGGCAATGATGCTGTGCGATGCCGTCCAGGGCTATGGCCGCGTTGCGATTCCCGAGACCTGCGACCTGATCGCGATCTCGGCGCACAAGCTGCACGGACCTAAAGGAATCGGCGCGCTGTGGATTCGCGACGGCGTGGCGATCGAGCCGCTGCTGCACGGCGGCAATCAGGAGGATGGCCGGTCGGGCACCTTGTCGCCCGCGCTGTGCGCCGGCTTCGGTATGGCCGCGCGGATCGCGATCGAGCGCCGCGATGCGGATTCGGCGCACGTCGCCGCGCTGTTCGATGTCGCACGCGAACGGCTGGGTGACGACTGGATGCTCAACGGCTCGCGGCACGCGCGCTATCCGGGCAATCTCAACCTGCGCCGCGACGGCCTCGACGTTGCACGCCTGATGAGCGAATGCCGCGACATCGCCTTCTCAGCCGGATCGGCGTGTGCGAGTGGCTCGGGCCGCTCGAGCCATGTGCTGCGCGCGATCGGGCTGAGCGATACGCAGGCGCGGTCGAGCGTCCGCATCGGCTTCGGCCGCTACACCACCAGCGAAGAACTGATCGCCGCGCTCGATCGCATCGACACCGCCGCCCGTGCGCAGCGGATCGCCGCATGA
- a CDS encoding cysteine desulfurase family protein, producing the protein MADRLYLDHAATTPMRPVARQALTDALTRWANPSSPHHEGRVARAALEDARTRVRSAYGWKGECIFTSGATEAIQIALARGDSEGCLVSSVEHDAVLRAATKADRLAVGGDGLVDLAALDVKLAEIGEEPLVAVQWGNNETGVLQPLAAIAERVHARSGLLVVDAAQMPVGWDDGDLPVDHADMIAVSGHKRGGPPGIGALFVRDLAHLRPSGGQERGYRGGTENVPGAIAFAAALCAPEDIEGMAELRAMLDQGVEAAGGTVIARASPRNPAIGSYRMPGTSAAAQLIRFDMAGIAVSAGAACSSGSMRPSHVLAQMGIDSAAAGEVVRVSFGLDTSEEDVERFVEQWSAIAHATRDAPTPDLGPTLA; encoded by the coding sequence ATGGCCGACCGTCTCTATCTGGACCATGCCGCGACCACCCCGATGCGTCCGGTCGCGCGCCAGGCGCTGACGGACGCCTTGACCCGCTGGGCCAACCCGTCGTCGCCGCATCACGAAGGCCGCGTGGCACGTGCGGCGCTGGAGGATGCGCGCACGCGCGTGCGATCGGCCTATGGCTGGAAAGGGGAATGCATCTTCACCAGCGGCGCGACCGAAGCGATCCAGATCGCGCTCGCCCGCGGCGACAGCGAAGGATGCTTGGTATCCTCGGTCGAGCACGACGCGGTGCTGCGTGCTGCGACCAAGGCCGACCGGCTGGCGGTGGGGGGTGACGGGCTGGTCGATCTCGCCGCCCTCGACGTGAAACTGGCTGAAATCGGCGAGGAGCCGCTGGTCGCGGTGCAATGGGGCAATAACGAGACCGGCGTTTTGCAGCCGCTCGCCGCGATCGCCGAGCGCGTGCATGCGCGCAGCGGCCTGCTGGTGGTCGATGCCGCGCAAATGCCGGTGGGCTGGGACGATGGCGACCTTCCCGTGGACCATGCCGATATGATCGCGGTGTCTGGCCACAAGCGCGGCGGTCCGCCCGGCATCGGTGCGCTGTTCGTGCGCGATCTCGCACATCTGCGCCCGAGCGGGGGGCAGGAACGCGGGTATCGCGGCGGTACCGAGAATGTTCCCGGCGCGATCGCCTTTGCGGCGGCATTGTGCGCGCCCGAAGACATTGAGGGCATGGCCGAGCTGCGTGCGATGCTAGACCAAGGCGTCGAGGCGGCGGGCGGAACCGTCATCGCGCGCGCCAGCCCCCGCAATCCTGCGATCGGCTCGTATCGGATGCCGGGCACCAGCGCCGCGGCCCAGTTGATCCGCTTCGACATGGCGGGGATCGCCGTATCTGCCGGTGCCGCCTGTTCGTCGGGCAGCATGCGCCCGAGTCACGTGCTGGCGCAGATGGGGATCGATTCGGCGGCCGCGGGCGAAGTCGTCCGGGTCAGCTTCGGCCTCGACACCAGCGAGGAGGATGTCGAGCGCTTCGTCGAGCAATGGTCCGCGATCGCCCATGCCACGCGCGACGCGCCGACCCCGGACCTCGGCCCGACCCTGGCATGA
- a CDS encoding alpha/beta hydrolase — protein sequence MPEVIFPGPEGRLEGRFVPGPRPRAPVAMILHPHPASGGTMNNRIVQELYKTFQRRGFATLRFNFRGVGKSQGTFDNGVGELSDAASALDWVQSFHPEAQTTWIAGVSFGAWIGMQLLMRRPEIRGFISIAPPANMYDFTFLAPCPSSGIIIQGDADEVVTPGAVQKLVEKLRTQKHITIHHDVIPGANHFFEHEMPELMGSVDKYLDMRLDPNSPIR from the coding sequence ATGCCAGAAGTCATCTTCCCCGGTCCCGAAGGCCGTCTCGAAGGCCGGTTCGTTCCCGGCCCCCGCCCGCGCGCGCCGGTCGCGATGATCCTGCACCCGCATCCCGCATCGGGCGGCACGATGAACAATCGCATCGTCCAGGAGCTCTACAAGACCTTCCAGCGCCGCGGCTTCGCGACGCTGCGCTTCAATTTCCGCGGCGTCGGGAAGAGCCAGGGGACGTTCGACAACGGCGTCGGCGAATTGTCGGATGCCGCCTCCGCGCTCGACTGGGTGCAGAGCTTTCATCCCGAGGCGCAGACGACCTGGATCGCCGGCGTCAGCTTCGGTGCGTGGATCGGCATGCAGTTGCTGATGCGGCGGCCGGAGATTCGCGGCTTCATCTCGATCGCCCCGCCCGCCAACATGTACGATTTCACCTTCCTCGCGCCCTGCCCGTCGTCCGGGATCATTATCCAGGGCGATGCCGACGAAGTGGTGACGCCAGGCGCCGTGCAGAAGCTGGTCGAGAAGTTGCGCACGCAAAAGCACATCACCATCCATCACGACGTCATTCCGGGCGCGAATCACTTTTTCGAACACGAGATGCCGGAATTGATGGGATCGGTGGACAAATATCTCGACATGCGGCTTGACCCCAACTCGCCGATCCGCTGA
- a CDS encoding threonine ammonia-lyase, protein MTILRQPTRAGVRDAASKIAAILPPSPLLVHDLGGHGVGFKAECLQPVGAFKLRGAWHRLTAIEPEQRSRGVVAFSSGNHAQGVAWAARRLGMPAVIVMPADAPRVKRDATLALGAEVVSYDRATESRERIAAHLAHARGAVLVPSFDDPWVIEGQGSAGIEAAAQMAAAGLGEVAHVVVPCGGGGLAAGLALALPGARITVVEPVGWDDMRRSLEAGWIEPVGSNPPPTACDALQTMEVSQRTFDVLSRRGATGVAVSEPAIASAQRWAAERLRLVLEPGGAVALAAVLSGAVVSGVGTLVLLSGGNVDRAAYARVLASDGTGR, encoded by the coding sequence GTGACGATTTTGCGACAACCCACGCGAGCCGGGGTCCGTGACGCAGCTTCCAAGATCGCGGCGATCCTGCCGCCGTCACCGTTGCTCGTCCATGACCTTGGGGGGCATGGCGTCGGTTTCAAGGCCGAATGTCTGCAACCGGTCGGGGCGTTCAAGCTGCGCGGCGCGTGGCACCGCCTGACCGCGATCGAGCCCGAGCAGCGATCGCGCGGCGTCGTCGCCTTCTCGTCGGGCAATCATGCGCAAGGGGTTGCCTGGGCGGCAAGGCGGCTCGGCATGCCCGCGGTGATCGTCATGCCTGCCGATGCACCGCGGGTGAAGCGCGATGCGACGCTTGCGCTTGGCGCGGAAGTCGTCAGCTACGACCGCGCCACCGAAAGCCGCGAGCGGATCGCCGCGCACCTCGCGCATGCCCGCGGCGCGGTGCTGGTCCCCAGCTTCGACGACCCCTGGGTGATCGAGGGGCAGGGCAGCGCCGGGATCGAGGCGGCGGCGCAGATGGCGGCGGCGGGCCTGGGCGAGGTGGCGCATGTCGTCGTGCCATGCGGCGGCGGCGGACTGGCCGCCGGGCTGGCGCTCGCGCTGCCCGGTGCGCGCATCACCGTGGTAGAGCCTGTGGGATGGGACGATATGCGCCGCTCGCTCGAGGCTGGCTGGATCGAGCCGGTCGGGTCCAATCCGCCGCCGACGGCGTGCGATGCGCTGCAGACGATGGAAGTCAGCCAGCGCACCTTCGATGTCTTGTCACGCCGCGGCGCGACCGGCGTTGCGGTCAGCGAGCCGGCGATCGCCAGCGCGCAGCGCTGGGCTGCCGAGCGCCTGCGGCTGGTACTGGAGCCGGGCGGAGCGGTCGCGCTGGCGGCGGTGCTGAGCGGCGCGGTGGTTTCCGGGGTTGGCACGCTGGTCCTGCTGTCGGGCGGCAATGTCGATCGCGCAGCCTATGCGCGTGTGCTGGCTTCCGACGGCACGGGGCGCTAG